CTGCGCCGCCAGCTTAAACAGCGCCAGCCACGGGCTACTCCACCCAATCAGGTCTGGGGTGTGGACTTGACCGGTAAAACCGATCAGGCCGGCCGCCTGCATCCCATCCTGGCGGTAGTCGATCACGGCAGTCGGGCCGCCTTGTGTTTGGCGGCACTGCCCAACAAATCAGCATGGACGATGCGGGTGGCCGAGACCACCGTCGCCGCCCCGTCAGCTTGCGGGCGCGATTCGACGATGCGCTCGATGCGCCGTGGGGCCGGTGTGGGTCTGACTTGCGGCGCGTCGGGTGCCGCGTCACTGACCCGCGGCGGTGCGAGCCAGCGGTCGATGTCCCGCTCCTGATCCAAGTCCCGGTAGGCGATGGGGTCGGCCGGGAACGGGCTCTGCTGTGGCAGCTTGAGATCGGCCACCCCCGCCAGTTGCCGGCTGCGCTCGGCCTGGCTGGCTTCCTGCTGCCGGGCGGCCCGGTTCTGCTGCTGATCGAGGTAGCCCCGGGTGGCCGCCGATGCCGCTTCCACCCAGAAGGTGGTGCGGGCGTCGAACTTGTCCCGGTACCGGCCGCTGCGGTCGAGTTCCTGATTCAGCCAGTGCTTGGCCGCCGCCTGCAGCATGTTCAGCAGCGCATCGCCAGCCAGCTGGAAGCTGCTGGGCAGCGCGGCGCCCCAGTCGGTGTTGCCGATGCTGGTGTCGAAGCCCTGGTAGTGGCGGCTCCAGGGGCGGCCCTGGGGCAGTTTGCCGGTGCCGAACGCCGGTTGCATCACCCCGGCCATGGCCACGTTGACGCCCATTTCCCGCAGGCTGAACTGTGGGTCATTGCCCGCCAGCCGGTTCAGGCCATAGCTCGCGCCCTGGCTGACGGCGGCCTGGGTCATGGCGCCGATCACCGCGCTGTTGGTCGCCGAGGCGGCCATGCCGCCGATTTCCATGCCGACGTAGGCGGCTGCCGCCGAGATGGCGACACTCTGGTAGTTGAACTGCCCCGGTGCCCCGGTTTCGCCGGCGTTGCCGAACGCCACCGCCGCCAGGTCGTTGCGGGAGCCGGCAAACGGGTTGGACTGCATCGTCATGAAGCGACGGTAGTCGAACTGGCCGTTGATCATCATCGTCGAGTATTGCCCGGCGGCGTTGCCGGCCATCGCCCCCACCACCGGCCCGGCATAGGCGCTGACGATCAGCGTCACCACTGCCGCCACCACCCCGGCCAGCGTCCGGCCATGCACACCGCAGCCTTTCTTGCCTTGTGGTGCCACCGGCGCCGGCACGGTCGGGTCGAGCCGGCCCATGGCCTCGCCCGGGTTGTACGGCCGGAAGGTGTTGCTGTTGTTGTGGATGTTGGTGACTTTGTTGGGGATCACCAGGTTCTGTCCCGGAGTCAGCGCTTCATCGCCCTTCAGCCCGTTGGCGTCCGCCAGCAGGTACCACATGGCCTCGTCGCCCCACAGGCTGCGGGCGATGCTGTGCAGGGTTTCGCCGCTGGCGCGCACGGTGTAGGCGCCGGGGGCGTTGCCCGGGTACTGTTCGTTGATCGGTTCGTAGTTCTGGTCGAAGTCACTTGATGTGACGGGTTTGGCATTACGGTACAGTTCGCTCAGGCTGACGGTCTGGTCCTTCTGCGCCAGTTGTTCGGCGTAGGACAGCCGCACCTGCAGCGCCGCCGGGTCGTTGGCGACGTCGCCGATGCGCTGGTTGTTGGCATAGTAGTACCAGTGCGTGAACGCCTTGTCGCGCAAGCCGACTGCCCGTTGCAGGATCTGCCCGTTGCTGGCGGTGATATAGCGGGTCACCCGGTGATCGACGTGATCGGCCGCCCCCCGGATATAGCCATTGGCGTCATAGCTGAGCGATACCCGGCCCTGCCGGCCGTCCCGGTCCTTGGCATCGACCCAGATGTTGGTCTGCCGGGCCGTGTCCCAGTATTCGTAGTCGTAACTGGTGGTGCTCTGCCAGTCGCCGCCGTGCCAGCTCATGCTCTTGGCCAGCGCGCCGTGGTAGCCCTCGCTGTTCTGCACGTCCGCCGGGTTGCCCGTCCCCTGCTGGTTGAAATAGTAATAGCGAGTGACGTCATGGCGGCCGACCTCGCCGGCCTGGCCGTCGCTGTAGCGGGTTTCCTTCAGCAGCCGATGGTCGCGGTCGTATTCGGTGTGGGTGAGCTTGTGGTTGACTTCGTCGCGATAGGTGACGGTCCGCCCCAGTTGATCCAGGATGCGCCGCGCCCGCACCTGGCCGTCGAAGGCGGTGGTCTCCAGAAAGCCGTCGGCCCGGTACGCATACACCTCGTGCTTGCCGCTCTTGACGCTGTAGGCCGCCACCCGTTGCCCGGCCGCGTCGTACGCCAACTGTACGCCTTGTTGGGTACCGGTGACGTCGATGCGGTAACGGCGGTCGCTGCGGCTCGTGCCGCGCTGTTCGTTGGTGACCAGGGTGTTGCCCTGCGTATCCAGCAGCCCCCCCATCGAGGTGGTGAAACGATTGGCCCGGTCATAGCTGTACCAGAAATCGTCCAGTTGGCGCAGCCCCTGCGTGCCATCGTGGTGATAGCTGCGCACCCGCCGCCGGTTGCCCAGCGCGTCGTATTCGTGGTCGACCGTGAACGCATCGCGATCACGGGCCCGCGCCAGCCGGCCCAGTTCGTCATAGTGCAGGGTGGCATCCTGATAGTAGACCGTGATCGCCCGATTGGCGTCGATCGCACCATAGGTCTCGCGGGTGCGCAGCCCGGCATTGTCGTAGTAATAGGCGGAGACAGTCTTGTTGGTCAGGTCATAAGCCGCCTGAATATACCCGTTCGCAAAATACTGATACTGCAGATGCTGCACGCCCCACTGGTCATAGCCACTGCCACGCTGGGTCATCAACCAGCCGGCCAGGTTGTAGGCGTAGTCGAAACGGCGCCCGCCCT
The sequence above is a segment of the Chitinivorax sp. B genome. Coding sequences within it:
- a CDS encoding LysM peptidoglycan-binding domain-containing protein, which encodes MDHHAARSAPSPQPAIPTRQTAPAHRQCLGQLIRKTDPETDVTYENGFRERAQPVTRYGYDLAGRLVSKLNANGVAETQQVLAGSTAQSVKVQTSWDGAGGMQRMDYTAFGETQLRQVRVDSRLVHTRYDYDGAGRLVQQQQLGFDGQGITRRLEDGSLQNLGVLTDRYRYDGLGRRISHSNTLNDTDTTDYDSLGRVTRTVSAGGAETRYQYRYVAIGSQDGILGAGGRDLGGYQKTTTDASGRTSHEWVDYFERTVRRVDQGGRRFDYAYNLAGWLMTQRGSGYDQWGVQHLQYQYFANGYIQAAYDLTNKTVSAYYYDNAGLRTRETYGAIDANRAITVYYQDATLHYDELGRLARARDRDAFTVDHEYDALGNRRRVRSYHHDGTQGLRQLDDFWYSYDRANRFTTSMGGLLDTQGNTLVTNEQRGTSRSDRRYRIDVTGTQQGVQLAYDAAGQRVAAYSVKSGKHEVYAYRADGFLETTAFDGQVRARRILDQLGRTVTYRDEVNHKLTHTEYDRDHRLLKETRYSDGQAGEVGRHDVTRYYYFNQQGTGNPADVQNSEGYHGALAKSMSWHGGDWQSTTSYDYEYWDTARQTNIWVDAKDRDGRQGRVSLSYDANGYIRGAADHVDHRVTRYITASNGQILQRAVGLRDKAFTHWYYYANNQRIGDVANDPAALQVRLSYAEQLAQKDQTVSLSELYRNAKPVTSSDFDQNYEPINEQYPGNAPGAYTVRASGETLHSIARSLWGDEAMWYLLADANGLKGDEALTPGQNLVIPNKVTNIHNNSNTFRPYNPGEAMGRLDPTVPAPVAPQGKKGCGVHGRTLAGVVAAVVTLIVSAYAGPVVGAMAGNAAGQYSTMMINGQFDYRRFMTMQSNPFAGSRNDLAAVAFGNAGETGAPGQFNYQSVAISAAAAYVGMEIGGMAASATNSAVIGAMTQAAVSQGASYGLNRLAGNDPQFSLREMGVNVAMAGVMQPAFGTGKLPQGRPWSRHYQGFDTSIGNTDWGAALPSSFQLAGDALLNMLQAAAKHWLNQELDRSGRYRDKFDARTTFWVEAASAATRGYLDQQQNRAARQQEASQAERSRQLAGVADLKLPQQSPFPADPIAYRDLDQERDIDRWLAPPRVSDAAPDAPQVRPTPAPRRIERIVESRPQADGAATVVSATRIVHADLLGSAAKHKAARLP